From Saprospiraceae bacterium, one genomic window encodes:
- a CDS encoding YqaE/Pmp3 family membrane protein produces MKNISTKLNLIFLLVCLFTIGSSSLQKSYAAFPGKKKQEQNTSVQTQKSNSELKSVELEKILDNQQKSDDDKVLLIILAFILPPLAVYMYFDEWNKTCTLNLILTLLCGLPGLIHALIVILGKK; encoded by the coding sequence ATGAAAAACATTTCAACAAAATTAAACCTGATCTTTCTACTTGTTTGTCTTTTTACCATTGGAAGTTCATCTCTGCAAAAATCCTACGCCGCCTTTCCAGGGAAGAAAAAACAAGAACAGAATACTTCTGTTCAAACACAAAAATCAAATTCAGAATTGAAAAGTGTGGAATTGGAGAAGATTTTGGACAATCAACAAAAATCTGACGACGATAAAGTATTACTCATCATTCTTGCATTCATATTGCCACCTTTGGCTGTTTACATGTATTTTGATGAGTGGAATAAAACCTGTACCCTCAATTTGATCCTCACTCTCTTGTGTGGATTGCCAGGCCTTATCCACGCATTGATTGTCATCTTAGGTAAAAAATAA
- a CDS encoding acetyl-CoA C-acyltransferase, producing MQEAYIVSTARTPIGAYGSSLISFSATSLGAHAIKAAVERAGISPELIESVLMGNVLSANLGQAPARQAALGAGLPFSTNCTTINKVCASGMKSVMMAAQAIRLGEADIVVAGGMESLSNVPYYIPKARWGYKYGNGEIIDGLHYDGLLDVYDKTAMGVCGDATAKKFMISREAQDAFAIQSYQRSAEATTQGRLASEIAPISIPQKKGEALIIKDDEEYLKVDFSKIPGLKPSFTPDGTVTAANASTLNDGAVAMVIVSERKLKELNLNPLARIVSYADAEQEPAWFTTAPTKSAPIALQRAGLSATQIDYWEVNEAFAVVPLVFAEIMQIDQNRLNVNGGAISLGHPLGASGARITGALSNILHQNQAKYGLAVICNGGGGSSAIVLENV from the coding sequence ATGCAAGAAGCTTATATTGTATCCACTGCCAGAACACCCATTGGCGCTTACGGTTCGTCATTGATCTCATTTTCAGCTACATCACTTGGTGCTCATGCCATCAAAGCAGCTGTTGAAAGAGCAGGGATATCTCCTGAACTTATCGAATCTGTCTTAATGGGAAATGTGCTTTCAGCCAATTTGGGACAGGCCCCAGCCAGACAAGCTGCCCTAGGAGCCGGATTGCCATTTTCCACCAATTGCACCACCATTAACAAGGTATGTGCCTCCGGGATGAAGTCCGTCATGATGGCTGCACAAGCCATACGTCTTGGTGAGGCTGATATTGTGGTCGCAGGTGGTATGGAAAGCCTTAGCAATGTACCTTATTACATCCCAAAGGCCCGATGGGGCTATAAGTACGGTAATGGAGAGATCATAGATGGATTGCACTACGATGGACTTCTGGATGTCTATGACAAGACCGCCATGGGCGTTTGTGGTGATGCTACCGCTAAAAAATTTATGATTAGCCGCGAAGCACAAGATGCCTTTGCCATCCAGTCCTACCAAAGATCCGCAGAAGCAACAACACAAGGAAGATTGGCTTCAGAAATAGCACCGATTTCCATTCCTCAAAAAAAGGGAGAAGCTTTGATCATCAAAGATGACGAAGAATATTTAAAAGTAGATTTTTCAAAAATACCGGGATTGAAGCCATCCTTTACCCCAGATGGAACGGTGACCGCAGCCAATGCTTCCACCTTAAATGACGGTGCAGTCGCTATGGTGATCGTCAGTGAGAGAAAACTCAAGGAATTAAATCTGAATCCACTCGCAAGAATTGTTTCTTATGCCGATGCAGAACAAGAACCAGCCTGGTTTACCACAGCACCCACCAAATCAGCCCCCATTGCATTGCAACGAGCGGGATTAAGCGCTACTCAGATTGATTACTGGGAGGTCAACGAAGCATTCGCAGTAGTCCCATTGGTTTTTGCAGAAATCATGCAAATTGATCAAAATCGTCTCAATGTAAATGGTGGTGCAATATCCTTAGGTCATCCCCTGGGAGCTTCAGGTGCCAGAATCACAGGCGCTTTGAGCAATATCCTTCATCAAAATCAGGCCAAATATGGTCTGGCTGTTATATGTAATGGAGGAGGTGGATCTTCAGCGATTGTGTTGGAGAATGTGTAA
- a CDS encoding helix-hairpin-helix domain-containing protein → MPRSISEELYLSKKERTGMFILVALMGLFVLGPYLWKPKLLIQDSTLKESTITLPKTTDHTSKINYSTHKIKNMKNTTKITLKNFDPNQLDEKTAREIGLPSQVFRNLDRYLKKGGRIKSKEQLKKIYGMNDDLYQRLEEFIVLPPITASSSNPQKVKNESNPNVEMLISINASDASHWDQLPAIGEKLSKRIVKFRDALGGFYSTEQVCEVYGITDSVCTAILPKLILESEPKRILLNQSDQDELETHPYIHKKQAEFIIKYRRNHEKIKDMEELKSTGFFEEAWIDKMKHYFAFE, encoded by the coding sequence ATGCCCAGAAGTATATCTGAAGAACTGTACCTAAGCAAGAAAGAGAGAACCGGCATGTTCATCTTGGTTGCATTAATGGGGCTCTTTGTATTGGGACCTTACCTTTGGAAACCCAAATTGCTCATCCAAGACTCCACACTGAAAGAATCTACGATCACTCTTCCTAAAACCACTGATCATACATCAAAAATCAATTATTCCACCCATAAAATTAAAAACATGAAAAACACCACTAAAATCACACTAAAAAACTTTGATCCAAACCAACTTGATGAAAAGACTGCAAGAGAAATTGGACTCCCCTCGCAGGTATTTAGAAATTTGGATCGCTATCTCAAGAAAGGGGGCAGGATTAAGAGTAAAGAACAATTGAAAAAAATCTACGGCATGAACGATGATTTGTATCAGCGTCTGGAGGAATTCATTGTCCTGCCTCCAATCACAGCATCATCATCAAATCCTCAGAAGGTAAAGAATGAATCCAATCCGAACGTAGAAATGCTAATTTCCATCAACGCCTCTGATGCCAGCCATTGGGATCAGCTGCCTGCAATCGGTGAGAAGTTATCCAAAAGAATCGTCAAATTCAGAGATGCACTTGGTGGTTTTTATAGCACAGAGCAGGTTTGCGAAGTGTACGGCATCACAGATTCTGTATGTACGGCCATTCTTCCAAAATTGATCTTGGAAAGTGAACCCAAACGCATTTTACTCAACCAATCCGATCAGGATGAATTGGAAACCCACCCCTACATTCATAAAAAGCAAGCAGAATTTATCATTAAGTACCGTCGAAATCATGAAAAAATTAAAGACATGGAGGAACTAAAATCAACCGGCTTTTTCGAAGAGGCTTGGATCGACAAAATGAAACACTACTTTGCCTTTGAATAA
- a CDS encoding ComEC/Rec2 family competence protein — translation MRTLVSQPFILLATCTALVFGYAEHFAGCWSLVCICLVCLFYFLFSKIFYHQQPWFLLLFLPVLGFIQLRWHSHQSMHHSSNAPHTIYLNSDQAIVQKINGFGEFVSMDVLLLPPLPALKAKIRVHNESYLARIRPGDSILLFGKITKPVINSEFDEFNYSEYLERIHIRYIDSYPTEVCDSRFKKSIDLLAMAYLSKIRIKEKFEIWIKDPEISAVMIALLLGDKSQVDQKVKMQFMNTGTAHILAVSGMHLGIIYSIGKFILMFPVRWFPMYRNILPFAHLFNIWAFTAITGFSASVVRAAVMLSMLEIGINLRKQTGSVHILSCSAFLMMMFDPCMVFDIGFQLSISAVLSILLFEAGLYKIVKGRYDWYNYLIRIITVSLAVQILVTPVSMYHFGNFPVYFLLANLFWIPLSFVLMCAGIFLLVMIPISSVVVSCTALCIEWLIKFGLFVFDRICALPSALLDQLTLFPEQVNLCLVSFIAFYIWMRSGKKTWAQLGFACFAAMILVWPLRSYCYQNGNEILFYSNTKNSILDIRQGSAVVGLRKENGMQLSASKFSRKRMTKLNFLLKIPDMDCFQIRHPLPLHGSLNFCKNQWHFNFNDDKDLNIVWFEGQKKFDSIPFAESFPTFVVIGKRNSWWFKNDAREFFKNKSTQMIELENGTQLKNF, via the coding sequence ATGAGAACACTGGTCTCCCAGCCCTTTATTTTGCTGGCGACATGTACTGCTTTGGTCTTTGGCTATGCTGAGCATTTTGCCGGATGTTGGAGTCTTGTTTGCATTTGTCTAGTTTGTCTTTTTTATTTCTTGTTTTCAAAAATATTTTACCACCAACAGCCGTGGTTTCTGCTCCTTTTCCTCCCTGTGCTAGGATTTATTCAACTGAGATGGCATTCCCATCAATCCATGCACCATTCTTCCAATGCCCCCCATACGATTTACTTAAATTCGGATCAGGCGATTGTTCAAAAAATAAACGGATTTGGTGAATTTGTCTCAATGGATGTGCTTTTGCTCCCTCCATTGCCCGCTTTAAAAGCAAAAATCAGGGTTCACAATGAAAGCTATTTAGCGCGTATCAGGCCCGGAGACAGTATCCTGTTATTTGGCAAGATAACAAAACCAGTCATTAATTCTGAGTTTGATGAATTCAATTATTCTGAATATTTGGAGCGAATACACATCAGATACATCGACAGCTATCCTACCGAGGTCTGTGACAGTCGGTTTAAAAAAAGTATTGACCTACTGGCCATGGCCTACTTGTCAAAAATTCGAATCAAAGAGAAATTCGAAATTTGGATAAAAGATCCAGAGATTTCTGCAGTAATGATCGCCTTGTTGCTTGGAGACAAAAGTCAGGTTGACCAGAAAGTCAAAATGCAGTTTATGAATACCGGCACTGCCCATATTTTGGCAGTCTCCGGTATGCACTTGGGAATCATCTATTCCATCGGAAAATTTATCCTGATGTTTCCTGTCAGGTGGTTTCCAATGTACCGCAATATCTTACCTTTTGCCCATCTTTTTAATATTTGGGCATTTACTGCCATTACAGGATTCAGCGCATCAGTGGTGCGAGCAGCGGTAATGCTATCCATGCTTGAAATCGGAATTAATTTGCGAAAACAAACCGGATCGGTTCACATTTTGAGTTGCAGTGCCTTTCTAATGATGATGTTTGACCCATGCATGGTGTTTGATATTGGCTTTCAGTTATCCATCAGTGCGGTATTGAGTATACTTTTATTTGAAGCTGGCTTGTATAAAATTGTAAAAGGCCGGTATGACTGGTACAACTATTTGATACGTATTATAACAGTCAGTTTGGCTGTTCAAATCCTGGTCACACCAGTGTCCATGTATCATTTCGGCAATTTTCCAGTTTACTTCTTGCTCGCCAACTTATTCTGGATTCCACTTTCCTTTGTGCTGATGTGTGCCGGTATTTTCTTACTTGTAATGATCCCTATTTCTTCTGTTGTTGTGTCATGCACAGCCTTATGCATTGAATGGCTGATTAAATTTGGCCTGTTTGTTTTTGACAGGATTTGTGCACTTCCTTCTGCCCTACTGGATCAACTGACTCTATTTCCAGAGCAAGTCAATTTGTGCTTGGTATCATTTATTGCCTTCTACATCTGGATGCGATCAGGAAAAAAAACCTGGGCCCAACTTGGCTTTGCCTGCTTTGCAGCAATGATCCTGGTGTGGCCACTTAGGTCCTACTGTTATCAAAATGGAAATGAAATATTGTTTTATTCCAATACAAAAAATAGCATATTGGACATCAGGCAAGGATCCGCCGTTGTTGGTCTGAGAAAGGAAAATGGAATGCAACTGTCTGCCAGCAAATTCAGCAGAAAGAGAATGACAAAATTAAACTTCCTCCTGAAGATTCCGGATATGGATTGCTTTCAAATACGTCACCCATTACCATTGCACGGAAGTCTAAATTTTTGCAAAAACCAATGGCATTTCAATTTCAATGACGACAAAGATCTCAATATTGTATGGTTTGAAGGACAGAAGAAATTCGACAGCATTCCTTTTGCAGAATCATTTCCCACGTTTGTGGTGATTGGTAAAAGAAACAGCTGGTGGTTTAAAAATGATGCCCGTGAATTTTTTAAAAACAAATCCACTCAAATGATTGAATTGGAAAACGGGACCCAACTAAAAAATTTTTAA
- the fbp gene encoding class 1 fructose-bisphosphatase, translating into MIERITLDEFIVKTQQGNISSSGEFSALLRHLGIAAKIINRVVNKAGLMDIFGSDEQMNSTGDTVQKLDLYANKLMMDYMSNSGICAGVASEELDDFIEFEDRISLNRNYVVVTDPLDGSSNIDVNISVGTIFGIYKRLSPLDLPVEKMDFCQKGSQLVAAGYVLYGTSTMLVYTYGDGVNGFTYDRGIGEFCLSHPNMKIPNHGKIYSINQGNASAFSPAVTNYLEYLCGQEYALRYIGSMVADVHRTLCKGGIFIYPSTSKNPEGKLRLLYECNPMAMIIEQAGGICIDENHQRILDLEVSALHQRSTIVLGSVQNVEEFRRFKV; encoded by the coding sequence ATGATAGAACGCATTACCTTGGATGAATTTATTGTCAAAACGCAACAGGGAAACATTAGCTCCTCCGGAGAATTTTCTGCATTGCTCCGGCATTTGGGAATTGCTGCCAAAATTATCAACAGGGTGGTAAACAAAGCCGGATTAATGGATATTTTCGGATCGGACGAACAAATGAATTCCACCGGTGATACGGTTCAAAAGCTTGATCTCTATGCCAACAAGCTGATGATGGATTATATGTCCAACTCTGGGATTTGTGCAGGCGTGGCTTCAGAAGAACTGGATGATTTTATTGAATTTGAAGACCGCATTTCTCTGAATAGAAATTATGTAGTGGTGACTGATCCATTGGACGGATCATCCAACATAGACGTCAATATTTCTGTGGGAACAATATTTGGTATTTACAAAAGACTGAGTCCCCTGGATCTACCTGTGGAAAAAATGGATTTCTGTCAGAAAGGCTCACAATTGGTAGCAGCAGGTTATGTATTGTATGGCACATCTACCATGTTGGTTTATACGTATGGCGATGGAGTCAATGGATTTACGTATGACAGGGGAATCGGTGAATTTTGTCTGAGTCATCCAAACATGAAAATTCCAAACCACGGAAAAATATATTCTATCAACCAGGGCAATGCTTCTGCCTTTAGCCCTGCTGTGACCAATTACCTTGAGTACTTGTGCGGTCAGGAATATGCATTGCGGTACATAGGGAGCATGGTGGCAGATGTCCATCGTACCTTATGCAAAGGAGGTATATTTATTTATCCTTCCACGTCAAAGAATCCAGAAGGTAAATTAAGGTTATTGTATGAATGCAACCCCATGGCCATGATCATCGAACAGGCTGGCGGCATCTGTATCGATGAAAATCATCAGCGAATTTTGGATCTTGAAGTTTCTGCATTGCACCAAAGGAGTACCATTGTTTTGGGCTCAGTGCAAAATGTCGAAGAATTCAGACGCTTTAAGGTCTAA
- the typA gene encoding translational GTPase TypA — translation MSQIRNIAIIAHVDHGKTTLVDKILHQTKLFRDNQETGELILDNNDLERERGITILAKNVSVRYKDVKINIIDTPGHADFGGEVERVLNMADGVLLLVDAFEGPMPQTRFVLQKALAMGKKAIVVINKVDKLNCRPDEVHDAVFELFFNLDATEEQLNFPTAYGSSKHGWMSGDYKKPTEDISYLLDMIIEHIPAPKCPEGNLQMMISSLDYSSFIGRIAIGRISRGGLRVNQPVSLVKRDGVVMKSRIKELYTFEGLGKAKVEEVQAGDICGIFGIDNFEIGDTVADFENPEGMVPIQVDEPTMCMLFTINNSPFFGKEGKFVTSRHIRERLEKELEKNLALRMEDTESPDSILVYGRGILHLSILIETMRREGYELQVGQPRVIIKEINGVKCEPIELLSIDVPEISAGKIIELVSQRKGEMTLMEQKGDLTHIEFNIPSRGLIGLRNQLLTASAGEAIIAHRFLDFEPWKGNIPSRTMGVFVSKEMGACTGYSINNLQDRGSFFIDPGDNIYVGQIIGEHIRPGDLVVNVITGKKLTNMRASGSDGTTHITPKRNFSLEEALEYIQEDEYVELTPKSIRLRKVLLDENDRKKASKQMEMAG, via the coding sequence ATGAGCCAGATTAGAAATATCGCGATTATAGCCCACGTTGACCATGGGAAAACAACCCTTGTAGATAAAATTTTACACCAGACCAAACTGTTTAGAGACAATCAAGAAACTGGTGAACTGATCCTTGACAACAATGACCTTGAAAGAGAAAGGGGTATTACTATCCTTGCCAAAAACGTTTCAGTTCGTTACAAAGATGTCAAGATTAACATCATCGACACACCAGGTCACGCAGACTTTGGTGGTGAGGTAGAGCGTGTCCTTAATATGGCCGATGGAGTTCTACTGTTGGTGGATGCATTTGAAGGGCCTATGCCCCAAACTCGATTTGTGCTTCAAAAAGCTCTGGCCATGGGGAAAAAGGCCATCGTTGTGATCAATAAAGTGGATAAGCTAAATTGCCGGCCTGATGAAGTGCATGATGCTGTTTTTGAATTGTTTTTCAACCTGGATGCTACTGAGGAGCAATTGAATTTTCCTACAGCTTACGGATCATCCAAACACGGTTGGATGTCTGGTGATTATAAGAAACCTACTGAAGATATTTCCTACCTCTTAGACATGATCATTGAGCATATTCCAGCACCCAAATGTCCGGAAGGAAATCTTCAAATGATGATCTCATCTTTGGATTATTCTTCATTTATTGGAAGGATCGCCATCGGTAGGATTTCGCGTGGTGGCTTAAGGGTAAATCAGCCAGTATCCCTTGTAAAAAGAGATGGAGTGGTCATGAAATCCAGAATAAAGGAACTTTACACCTTTGAAGGTCTCGGAAAGGCAAAAGTGGAAGAAGTGCAGGCAGGTGATATTTGTGGAATCTTTGGGATTGATAATTTTGAAATAGGAGACACCGTTGCTGATTTTGAAAATCCGGAAGGCATGGTTCCGATTCAGGTAGATGAACCTACCATGTGCATGCTGTTTACCATCAACAATTCTCCCTTTTTTGGAAAAGAAGGCAAGTTTGTCACTTCGCGCCACATCCGTGAACGCCTTGAGAAAGAATTGGAGAAAAATCTGGCCCTGAGAATGGAAGATACAGAAAGTCCTGATTCTATATTGGTATATGGAAGAGGAATTTTGCATTTGAGTATATTAATTGAGACCATGCGCCGCGAAGGATATGAATTGCAAGTAGGTCAGCCCCGCGTCATCATCAAAGAAATAAACGGCGTCAAGTGTGAACCCATCGAATTACTCAGCATCGATGTGCCAGAAATTTCTGCTGGAAAAATCATCGAATTGGTCAGCCAGCGCAAGGGAGAAATGACCTTAATGGAACAGAAGGGAGACCTAACCCACATTGAATTTAACATACCCTCCAGAGGTTTGATTGGATTAAGAAATCAGTTGCTTACTGCATCGGCAGGAGAAGCCATCATCGCCCACCGCTTTTTGGATTTTGAACCCTGGAAGGGAAATATACCATCGCGTACCATGGGCGTATTTGTTTCAAAAGAAATGGGTGCTTGTACCGGATATTCTATCAATAACTTACAAGACCGTGGATCTTTCTTCATTGATCCGGGAGACAATATTTATGTAGGTCAGATCATAGGAGAACACATCCGTCCGGGAGATCTCGTAGTGAATGTGATCACAGGTAAGAAACTTACCAACATGCGTGCCTCCGGATCTGATGGTACAACACATATCACCCCAAAACGAAATTTCTCTTTGGAAGAAGCATTGGAATATATTCAGGAAGATGAATACGTCGAATTAACACCCAAGTCCATCAGACTCCGCAAAGTATTACTGGACGAAAATGACCGCAAAAAAGCCTCCAAACAAATGGAGATGGCGGGGTAG
- a CDS encoding ABC transporter ATP-binding protein: MKHLFSLNTLIVKYKDKLLWGILFITLSNLFRIFQPQIIRVALDKIVAYIKASPESKESANLSSDLMYFGLMVLGCALLMGIFMYFMRQTIIVMSRLIEYDLRKKIFDHYLKLDLAFYKNNKTGDIMSRISEDVNKVRMYLGPAFLYGFNLISLFVVVIITMFQVNFWLSVYTLLPLPVLSLIIYKVSNLIHQRSGKIQAQLAVITSIAQEAFSGIRIIKSFHKEKDWIKKFDQESQGYSDLSMNLAKVDAMFFPSMFLLIGISTLITIYVGGLDVYNGTVSAGNIAEFVIYINMLTWPVSAIGWCASIIQQAEASQKRINEFLKTEPEISSEKQHREIFDHYDIRLDHLFFSYQEQAEPSLKNISLDIKEGAHVAIVGRTGSGKSTLAELLLRMADPQSGQISIGNLPLKDWNLSQLRSSISYVPQDVFLFSDSIRNNLKFGLEEGNDITDENLMSILETVGMDQEVRKFPEGLDTLLGERGITLSGGQRQRLGIARTYVRNTPIHIFDDCLSAVDAGTEEKIIGNLHRRFKGKTMILITHRISQTRDMDQIYVLDMGELKEQGSYDQLLERNGIFTKMYLLETTIKKEQMDEVI, from the coding sequence GTGAAACATCTATTTAGTCTCAATACTTTGATTGTCAAATACAAAGACAAGTTACTCTGGGGTATTTTGTTTATCACTTTGAGCAACCTTTTCAGAATATTCCAACCCCAGATCATCAGAGTAGCACTTGACAAAATTGTCGCCTACATTAAAGCTTCACCAGAATCGAAAGAATCAGCCAACTTGTCATCAGATCTGATGTATTTTGGGCTGATGGTGCTTGGCTGTGCCTTGCTCATGGGGATCTTTATGTATTTTATGCGTCAGACCATTATTGTGATGTCCAGATTAATTGAATACGATCTCAGAAAAAAAATCTTCGATCACTATCTTAAACTGGATCTGGCATTTTATAAGAATAACAAAACCGGCGATATTATGTCGCGTATCAGTGAGGATGTGAACAAGGTCAGGATGTATCTTGGACCAGCCTTTTTATATGGATTCAATTTGATCAGTTTATTTGTCGTTGTTATCATTACGATGTTTCAGGTAAATTTCTGGTTGTCTGTCTATACTTTACTTCCGCTTCCTGTCCTCAGTCTGATCATATACAAAGTCAGCAATCTCATTCACCAAAGATCCGGAAAAATACAAGCCCAATTGGCAGTAATAACCAGTATCGCACAGGAAGCATTCAGCGGCATTAGAATTATTAAGTCTTTTCACAAAGAAAAAGACTGGATAAAGAAATTTGATCAAGAGAGTCAGGGATATTCTGACTTATCCATGAATCTGGCAAAAGTAGATGCCATGTTTTTTCCTTCGATGTTTTTATTGATCGGTATCAGTACTTTAATTACCATCTACGTCGGTGGCCTGGACGTGTACAACGGCACAGTCAGTGCGGGAAACATTGCCGAATTTGTCATATACATCAATATGCTTACCTGGCCGGTCTCCGCAATTGGGTGGTGCGCTTCTATTATTCAGCAGGCTGAGGCCTCACAAAAAAGAATCAACGAATTTCTGAAAACAGAACCTGAAATCAGTTCTGAAAAACAACACCGGGAAATTTTTGATCATTATGATATACGATTGGATCATTTGTTTTTTAGCTACCAGGAACAAGCTGAGCCTTCTCTCAAAAATATAAGCTTAGATATTAAAGAAGGCGCACATGTAGCCATTGTTGGCAGAACAGGTTCCGGTAAAAGTACATTGGCAGAGCTGCTTCTCCGAATGGCAGATCCGCAATCTGGACAAATCAGTATCGGCAACTTACCTTTGAAGGATTGGAATCTAAGCCAATTGCGCAGTTCAATTTCCTATGTGCCACAGGATGTGTTTTTATTCTCTGACAGCATACGCAACAATTTAAAGTTTGGACTCGAGGAAGGTAATGACATTACAGATGAAAACTTAATGTCGATTCTTGAAACTGTGGGAATGGACCAGGAAGTTAGAAAATTTCCAGAAGGTTTAGACACTCTACTTGGAGAGCGAGGAATAACGCTTTCGGGGGGCCAGCGTCAAAGGTTGGGCATTGCACGCACCTATGTGAGAAATACTCCGATCCATATTTTTGATGATTGCTTATCTGCAGTAGATGCTGGCACTGAAGAAAAAATCATCGGCAATTTGCACAGGCGATTTAAAGGAAAGACGATGATCCTTATTACGCATAGAATCAGTCAAACCAGAGACATGGATCAAATCTATGTGTTGGATATGGGCGAACTAAAAGAGCAAGGCAGCTATGATCAGTTGCTTGAACGAAACGGAATTTTTACCAAAATGTATTTACTGGAGACTACCATAAAAAAAGAACAAATGGATGAAGTAATTTGA
- a CDS encoding IS481 family transposase, translated as MKLETKLIKTKLGLVHLAEKLGNVSQACKIMGYSRDSFYRIKEMYDTGGEMALIEVSRSKPLVKNRVAPEVEKAVVDMAIDNPAFGQVRVANELVKRGIFVSPCGVRCVWLRHDLETFQKRLKALEAKVAQDGIILTEAQVVALERKKEKLESQGEIETYHPGYLGAQDTYYIGNIKGVGRIYQQTYIDTYSKVVLAKIYDRKNALVAADLLNDKVLPFYEHEQIRLLRILTDRGTEYCGKREYHEYELYLSLEDIEHTKIKARHPQTNGICERFHRTIQNEFYAITFRKKLYKSIEELQADLEDWLHYYNSDRPHSGKYCFGKTPMQTHIESKNIAIDKMLETHFE; from the coding sequence ATGAAATTAGAAACAAAATTAATCAAAACTAAATTGGGATTAGTCCATTTAGCAGAAAAATTGGGAAATGTATCTCAAGCTTGTAAAATAATGGGGTATTCCAGGGATAGTTTTTACAGGATTAAAGAGATGTATGACACAGGAGGCGAAATGGCCTTAATCGAAGTCAGCAGGAGCAAACCACTGGTCAAGAATCGAGTGGCTCCCGAAGTAGAGAAAGCAGTTGTTGATATGGCTATTGACAATCCAGCTTTTGGACAAGTAAGGGTTGCAAATGAGCTTGTTAAGAGAGGAATATTTGTATCCCCTTGTGGAGTTCGTTGTGTTTGGTTGAGGCACGATCTGGAGACCTTCCAAAAGAGATTAAAGGCCCTCGAAGCCAAAGTGGCCCAGGATGGAATAATTCTTACAGAAGCCCAAGTTGTAGCCTTGGAGCGTAAGAAAGAAAAATTGGAATCTCAAGGTGAAATTGAAACATATCATCCGGGCTATCTGGGAGCTCAGGATACTTATTATATTGGCAATATCAAAGGCGTTGGTCGTATCTATCAACAAACCTACATTGACACTTACTCTAAGGTAGTTCTGGCAAAAATCTATGATCGTAAAAATGCTCTTGTAGCAGCCGATTTGCTAAACGATAAAGTCCTGCCATTTTATGAACATGAGCAAATCAGGCTACTCAGGATACTGACCGATCGTGGCACGGAATACTGTGGAAAAAGAGAATATCATGAGTACGAACTTTATCTGAGTTTGGAGGATATTGAACATACTAAGATCAAAGCACGACACCCACAGACTAATGGTATCTGTGAAAGATTCCACCGCACCATTCAAAATGAATTTTATGCCATTACCTTCCGTAAAAAGTTATACAAATCTATTGAAGAGCTACAGGCTGACTTGGAGGATTGGCTACATTACTATAATTCGGACAGACCTCATTCCGGAAAATATTGCTTTGGCAAAACTCCTATGCAAACTCACATCGAGTCAAAAAATATTGCAATTGATAAAATGTTAGAAACTCATTTTGAATAA
- a CDS encoding DUF2752 domain-containing protein produces MLLVTPFLLLALPADFFDHTGIELCLSKLLFDKSCYACGMTRAIMHLIHFEFDIALQYNRLCLLVLPLLIYLWVGELSKTFQSLGIKTIFTK; encoded by the coding sequence TTGCTATTGGTGACCCCTTTTTTATTGTTGGCTCTTCCCGCTGATTTTTTTGACCATACTGGTATTGAACTATGCCTTTCCAAATTGCTTTTTGACAAGTCTTGTTATGCTTGTGGTATGACCAGGGCAATAATGCATTTGATTCACTTTGAATTTGATATTGCATTGCAATACAACAGGCTTTGTTTATTGGTACTTCCCCTCCTGATTTACTTGTGGGTTGGTGAATTATCGAAAACATTCCAATCCCTTGGAATCAAAACCATTTTTACAAAATAG